One segment of Anser cygnoides isolate HZ-2024a breed goose chromosome 5, Taihu_goose_T2T_genome, whole genome shotgun sequence DNA contains the following:
- the ACTN1 gene encoding alpha-actinin-1 isoform X3, with translation MEDYEKLASDLLEWIRRTIPWLENRAPENTMQAMQQKLEDFRDYRRLHKPPKVQEKCQLEINFNTLQTKLRLSNRPAFMPSEGKMVSDINNAWGGLEQAEKGYEEWLLNEIRRLERLDHLAEKFRQKASIHESWTDGKEAMLQQKDYETATLSEIKALLKKHEAFESDLAAHQDRVEQIAAIAQELNELDYYDSPSVNARCQKICDQWDNLGALTQKRREALERTEKLLETIDQLYLEYAKRAAPFNNWMEGAMEDLQDTFIVHTIEEIQGLTTAHEQFKATLPDADKERQAILGIHNEVSKIVQTYHVNMAGTNPYTTITPQEINGKWEHVRQLVPRRDQALMEEHARQQQNERLRKQFGAQANVIGPWIQTKMEEIGRISIEMHGTLEDQLNHLRQYEKSIVNYKPKIDQLEGDHQQIQEALIFDNKHTNYTMEHIRVGWEQLLTTIARTINEVENQILTRDAKGISQEQMNEFRASFNHFDRDHSGTLGPEEFKACLISLGYDIGNDAQGEAEFARIMSIVDPNRLGVVTFQAFIDFMSRETADTDTADQVMASFKILAGDKNYITVDELRRELPPDQAEYCIARMAPYNGRDAVPGALDYMSFSTALYGESDL, from the exons ATGGAAGACTACGAAAAACTGGCCAGTGAT CTGCTGGAGTGGATCCGTCGCACCATCCCCTGGCTGGAGAACCGGGCACCAGAGAACACCATGCAAGCCATGCAGCAGAAACTGGAGGACTTCCGGGACTACCGCCGCTTGCACAAGCCCCCCAAAGTCCAAGAGAAGTGCCAACTTGAGATCAATTTCAACACCTTGCAGACCAAGCTACGGCTCAGCAACAGGCCAGCCTTCATGCCTTCAGAAGGGAAGATGGTCTCG GATATAAACAATGCCTGGGGTGGCCTAGAGCAGGCTGAGAAGGGCTACGAGGAGTGGTTGTTGAATGAGATCCGGAGGCTAGAGAGGCTGGATCACCTGGCAGAGAAGTTCCGGCAGAAGGCATCTATTCACGAGTCCTGGACAGATG GTAAGGAAGCaatgctgcagcagaaggaTTACGAAACCGCTACCCTCTCGGAGATCAAGGCCCTGCTGAAGAAACACGAGGCCTTTGAGAGCGACCTGGCTGCGCACCAGGACCGCGTGGAACAGATTGCTGCTATTGCACAAGAGCTCAA TGAGCTGGACTATTACGATTCTCCAAGTGTCAATGCCAGGTGCCAGAAGATCTGCGATCAGTGGGATAATCTGGGTGCCCTAACCCAGAAACGTAGAGAAGCTTTGGAG AGGACAGAGAAGCTACTGGAAACAATTGACCAGTTGTACCTGGAATATGCCAAACGAGCTGCCCCTTTCAATAACTGGATGGAAGGGGCCATGGAGGACCTGCAGGACACGTTCATCGTTCACACCATTGAGGAGATCCAG GGATTGACCACAGCCCACGAACAGTTCAAAGCCACTTTGCCAGATGCCGACAAAGAGCGACAGGCCATCCTGGGAATCCACAATGAAGTCTCAAAGATTGTCCAGACATACCACGTCAACATGGCAGGAACGAATCCGTACACTACAATCACCCCACAGGAGATCAATGGCAAATGGGAACAT GTGAGGCAGCTGGTTCCTAGAAGGGATCAAGCACTGATGGAAGAACACGCTCGCCAGCAGCAAAATGAACGACTTCGTAAGCAGTTTGGTGCACAGGCCAATGTCATTGGACCCTGGATCCAGACCAAGATGGag GAGATTGGCCGCATTTCAATAGAGATGCATGGGACCCTGGAGGACCAGCTCAACCACTTGCGGCAGTATGAGAAGAGCATTGTGAATTACAAACCAAAGATTGACCAGTTGGAAGGAGACCACCAACAGATCCAGGAGGCGCTTATCTTTGACAACAAGCACACCAACTACACCATGGAG CATATCCGagtgggctgggagcagctATTAACAACAATTGCTAGAACCATCAATGAAGTGGAAAACCAGATTCTGACCCGTGATGCCAAAGGAATCAGCCAGGAACAGATGAACGAGTTCCGGGCTTCTTTCAACCATTTCGACAGG GACCACTCCGGCACACTTGGCCCTGAGGAATTCAAAGCCTGTCTCATCAGCTTGGGTTACGATATTGGAAACGATGCACAG GGAGAGGCAGAGTTTGCCCGCATCATGAGCATCGTCGACCCTAATCGCCTGGGTGTAGTGACGTTCCAGGCCTTCATCGACTTCATGTCCCGGGAAACAGCAGATACAGATACTGCTGACCAGGTTATGGCTTCCTTCAAGATCCTGGCTGGAGATAAG AACTACATCACTGTGGACGAATTACGGCGGGAACTGCCTCCTGATCAGGCTGAATACTGCATTGCTAGAATGGCACCCTACAATGGCCGTGATGCTGTACCCGGTGCCCTGGACTACATGTCCTTCTCCACAGCGCTCTATGGCGAAAGTGACCTTTAA